Genomic window (Maniola jurtina chromosome 8, ilManJurt1.1, whole genome shotgun sequence):
TAAATCGCATGTGAAtcgtttaattttgttttgcatGTAATCACTTTTTTCAGACAAAGAGGCATTTTTGAGTAAGTAGACCAAATTGTGGCCAAAATCCCGAAATCTTAACCAACTAGAATATCGTCACTAACTGAAAACATATTTTGATCCCTGGAACTTTATTTGAAACATTTTGTTAGATAAATGttaatgattaataaaatatttgtagcATTTATTTCATGTATACTTTGGTGCTGGATAAATTTCTCTCAATGTGAAATAATGAATAAGTATTGTAGTTTGGGATTCTGTAATAACTCCAAGCAACACATAATGTGTAAATTTCAGGTCTGGTTTCACCTATTTTAAGTGACACTAATTTATTGAGGGTAGAAAGgagttatttttgtaaaggGAGGCATGAAATGTACCTATAGGAGGGCGTTAGGGCCGTCTCtcgggagggatgcgtaaaggCATTTCCCAACGCTAGAAAAATGTATGAGCTATGGAGAAACTCACGTGCTGTGAGTTTCTCCATAGCTAGCTATTGCAGTCCCTCAGCAGATGTGCCTGTCTATGTAACTGCAACATCGCCCAGCCAGAGTGTATGCAGTACGACAGCGTTGCCACATGTTTACTTTGATTTCAAGTCTGAATGTTTGCTGAATACTCATCATCGTGTACGTGTGTGGTGCGTTGTAGTATGGTATGGTGACTTATGACAGAACCCTGTAGCTGAGCTCACCCTCCTGAGGCTACAGCACTTACCGTACgatatggaataaaaaaaaaccctctTATACTCGTAGTCTCCAAGTCCCGCAGGCGACTGTTTAAACTATGGAAAATTAATCAGTAACAGAAAGGAAAAACAGAATGTCTTAGACAGAATAAACAATCGAAGAAATAAAGTTGCGTCAGGCGAGATTCGTTCATTGCCCCCTGCAGAGAATATGCTAAAAttggtaaaataatattttcattaagttTCCGtacgtttttgttttgttttctaaGAACTAAGAGTTGGTTCCTACCTACTGGGTAATTAAATTGTGCAGAGAAAACAATAACTTACTTATGTAACTAGTTATTCTTTCAACTATagtttatacctactcgtaggagTCATATAaaccaattcctggctacggccatgactGGGAGCGCTTTCATTCCTACATTTCCTTTAATACATTAAATAGTTCTAGAAGCACTGTTGAAAAAGTTTCCGTCGTGCCTATCTTGCTCTGTACCACGTCTTGGTTTCAGATTTTTATTAGTTAGTCGTAAATACTTACTAAGAATAAGTATAGAATAATATCGTTCGAACAGGAATGGAGCGACGAATTAGAAGTCTTTGCGCAAAGGTTGGCAGATCAGTGTATGAGCGATGTCTCTCGTCTAACTGATTGGTGTCACGATTTGGGTAAGTAGTATAGAGTACCAAGACTATTTAAGTGCCTagttaagtagataggtacttacgagtacctatttcattttaacttgaatttgatgtttttgttttgtgtgTGATTGCTACCTAAGTAATACCTAAGTAACGTAAAACTGATACTCAAAGCTGAAATAAGCAGAAATCTGAAATACGCAGATAACACTTCCGTGGGTCAAGCCATCGGCACGATCTATGGCGAAGCGCCTGGACTAACGGCCCCAACGCTTGTAGATTTGTGGTACATGGAATTGCTCAACATTAATGCGACCTACTTGCCTCGATATACACCGTAAGTAAAATCGCTACCtactgattttttaacccccaacccaaaaagaggggtattatgagtttgacgtgtgtatgtgtgtatctgtgtatctgtctgtggcatcgtagctcctaaactaatgaaccgattttaatttagttttttttttgtttgaaaggtggcttgataaacccctcattattattttatgtaccaATTAGTTATGGTCCTATTTACATATGGGTGGAAGTAAGTTCAGGCATAGCAAGGTGggtaacatttattttaaaaaaaaaagaatattagccatgctaatcatgactaatacccccatttcccctccaattaagcttgtgccaggagtgggtacgacaatagtgcaacgggtggggtgggaaccgctgacctttcggaatgcagtccgctcctcaaccgttgagctatcgaggctaaacATTAGGtgtttgtttaataataattaattcatctTCATGATGATACGCGTGTAGTTATGCGGGCGACAATCTCGCGAAAGTAGTCAGTAATTTACTCTATTTTATGATAAGATAGCCCTTGATTGTGATCTCACTTGGTGACAACTGacaagtgatgatgaagtcttTGAGAGTTACGGTACAGAGTAGACAGGTAATAGTTACTtgtagcgggctaacctggtcGTGGTAATGGTCTAATGAGGGTTCTATTGGTTTCCACGTAACATTGTATTGGAATGcgaatcgcttggcagcacagctttgccggtagtgtggtaactagccatgatTGTAGATAATTCACACGCTGTTGTAAGTATCTATTagatacatatacatacattatacatacctattatgcctATTAAACAAAAAACTGACGCAATTCCGTTACCGCGCCCTTGACATTGAAAAGCGATATAAAATGGAATTCCAATGAAACCGAACATGATGGacgtgaataataataatctatttttatATTCTCTCAGCTGcataagattatttttatacacattTATATTTCTTCTAGATCGTCATTGACTCCTTTGCCGCATTTGGATTATTTTACACAGCTAATATGGGCGGAATCTTCACAGGTTGGCTGTGGAGGTGTCAAATTTAAGGTAAAATTTCAATAAGTACTAATTAGGGCCGAAAAACTGCGACGCGATCGACGTGTCGCATCGTCGTCGAAAACTGCACGAGTCACGAGGCCTCACAAAACTTCCGACGAGCATTTCGCCAATGAAAGTGTTGGATTAAGAGCCAGcgtgtgccagaccttcgttattttataaaagccgaaagtttctctgcgtattgtctccaACACAAGGAGCGAACTATCAGCGACTATGACGTTTGGATcatagtggctttgggagatgacaggtaataaaggtgtaaaaaatcttacatcaaagtataaagtattttttatatatatttatatcaaaaaaaattaaatacaatgcGTGATAGCCGTGCGATCTTTCGTCATTTAgtgtgaataggtacctatgtggaGACCACAACACGCTAGGACACGCGATTTCGGTGCTTCCGAAATGTGATACAGATTTACAGATTGATGCAGTTGCAAAATTGCTGATTACTGCTGCTAAAAGTATTTTGTCTTTTGCATAACTTATTTGCTAACTTCGAAAAGTAAGACCCCGATTAGGAGCTCGACATTTAAAACACTTTTAGTATATCATCGACTTGACTTGTGTGCAATAAGtgtcttaaataaataactaactgATTTGCACCTACTGATTTTTTAGGAAATAAACATGGATTCAAACGAGAAGACAAATAGGACCGTATATAGATTAATTTGTAACTTTGCACCAAGTGGTAACATCATAGGACAAGCTGTTTACAATGACGGCGTGCCCTGCTCCCGATGCCCTTACGGTGGTCATTGCGATTCAGAATACAAATATTTATGCTGTAAGCTATCCAAATACTTTATTTCAGTAGATTTTGAATCTACCTAGTGCTTGTTGGAGGTAAAAGTATTTTAGATGTTTTCAATTTGTACTTGCTTCTTCGATTGTACTATTGGTTTCGTATCATTGCACTCAAACAcagaagtaggtatagtatcCTAACTTTCgagttttttgttaattttctgATTTCCAGTAGAAATAGTTAATATTTCAAACATTCtgttttgtatatattttattattgttcacTATTTGCAGATTGTATCCGTGGCATTAGAGTAGCAATCAGAAATATTATCTACAATCATCTTGAATGGATTTATATCATTTAACACTGTTGATAGAAGTCCAATGAGTACTGCACTGTcatcaaaataaattgtattccactttcttttattttagCTTCATATCTGCATACAACCGTTACGAAGCATAATGATAACATTCAATTAaccaaagaatataaaaataatatttctaatcgagttaattttaataacttCGCTAAAGTACTAACTAAGGAAGCCAAGAGTACTGAAATAACAGAAAATTATAACTTAAATGAGAATCGAAATATAACAACGCCAGATTTGATCGCTGATAACGACACTAATTTTGATATATTATCTCATTTATTTGATGTTACATCGATTCATCCATCCAATTTAAAACCAACAACTATGTCATGCAAAGATGTCTTGGCAGTTGACGAGTTTATAGAGTTATTGAAAAACAAATTGAACAGTGATCAGTCATTAAAAGATTTATTAATATCAGCTTCTAATGCCTCAACTCCAGATCCTAGTTTTACTGACATAACTGTGGCTGCCATTATTAATCAACTTTATAGTAAAAAAGTAACAACTACAATAAGTAAATCAACACACGAAGAGAATATAAACTCAACTCTACTCGCTGATTTAGTAGAAGCCGTTATCTTCAGACACAGTGGTATGTTCttgaaatataacaaatatttagtcaaattaataaaatactgtaAACCAAAATATTGCTTTCAGATAAATTCTCTACTACTGAAAGTACAAGTCTACATTCACAAATTGCTCCCAATGTCAGCCCTATTAAAATACAAGCGGAGCTTGCTGAAATCCAGGAAAATACCGAATTCACTGGTCATTACTTTTTCCCAGAGGATGAAGAAAAACAACCCGAAAGCACAGAAATTTATGATGATTTAGAAAACTCACATATATCAGAAATATCATTAGAAATTGatgatttaaagaaaaatagagaAACAAAAGATTTTTTAGAAGAAATTCTTGAACTGGACCTTGTGACAGAAAGTGGAATAATTAGTGATCCACTTGTTTTGAATAACAACAACggtacaattattttttaaatatatggcaaaacattattataataatatttaaactttGTTAAATAATTTCAGTGacttttaatgttaaaatagaaaaaagtCATCATAATTTTGATTTAAGTAACTGttctaattataataatcagaAAATTAAACGGATTAAGAGGAGATTACACGATTGTGCGATGGAAGAAgataatcatcataatattttcataaaatatagcGATTTGTTGAAAAAGCTAGCGGCTGACATACGAAGTTTACGACTGAACGAAAAATTTCACTGTGGTTCTACCATAGTAAATTCCAtggaaaaaacatttttctgttattattattttattgtactttTAGGTACGcactttctattttaaaataaatacttatactttGCTAAAAATTGACAAGTGTTTATAAAAATCtaggaaaatataatattaaaaccattgaaaaaaTTAAGAACAAATTAGAGCGTAATATTTTGCGAACACCATTACAAAGACATTTCTCATGAAAATATGAACTTTTTGCAATTTGCCACATCTCAATTATTTTCCTTACTACGTAATAGTACAAATCGCTGTATGATAATAAACCAGTTTCGTATTTGATGTGATTTTTACTTTCTCTTTTTACTAGATTCGTATATCTTGATATTGAATCATTATGAATATAATCTTGTCTTTTACTTCTGAAATTTCTATCGTAACAAATGCAATTGTTGAAAGCTTCAAATAAAGATTTGTTTAGATTGGATACATTgttaaaaaagtaatttgtttGGTTGCCTTGTTTCGTATTACTGTTGGAACGTCTGTTCAGGGAACGACGTTCACAATAGTCTTCATCATCACCGGGTTCAGGTTCAGGGCTTGTTGTTTCAATAGGTAACGTTGCCATCTTATTTCTGTGCATATAATCACGAGTACACGTAGAAGTGCGTGTACATCCTTCTACATAGCCAGGAGGGGTCCGAGAACCACCAATCGCATTTCCACCTCCTCCCGGAATAATACTACCCGCACTATCGGTTAACGATGCAGCAGTCCAAGTACAAGTTAATTTACGAGTACAGTATTTCATACGGATATATGGTGTGTTAAAAGAGTACTGTGGTGTTTCTTCTGTTGTTGATGTACTTTCAGTTGTAGTTGTTTCACTAACGGTTGTTGACGTATTGGATGCTCTTAAAACTTCTTTTTCGTCATAATAACGTCGACCACCTAAATCCTCTGGTGTATTTTTCCTCAGATGCATAAGTTCATcaaatgataaatatttttcagtaaTTCGCTTACCATTATTTATCCGTTCTTTATGCGTCACTGTTATGGGTTCAGTTTTCATGGTAGTTTTAGGTCGTTTTCTCGTTCTtatattttttgcattttttttattcgataatGTGGTATATCTCATGGATTTTAACTGTGGTTGATTTTGGTTTACGTATTCATCCATTTGCCAAAATGGCTTAAAGTTTTCTTGTTCTTCTGCTgctcttctttttctttcactaaaataacttatttattaaaaacgtatcattaaatcattaaaaaatattaaatagttaATAATTTACCTGCCTGTGATTTCGATTACGTTGTTTTCGCCTGTTTAACCTTTTCATATGTTTACTAATTGGTGAAAAAGGATTTTCATCTGAAAGAATATCACGTGTAATGTGCGAGTCTCTTAAAATTGATCTGCTTGTGCTATGCTGAGCAATATATGACAAAGCATCGTAATATTGAAAATCAATTGGCTTTTCTAATTCTTCATCTCTAAGAGTTCTTAGCATGTGCGCACAGGGTTTAGTTGCACAATTTACGTTAACACATTCGAAACTGGTAGTGTGTGCACACTGATTGGAGTTCGGATGATAAGCAGTCGAAAGTGGAGTACATTCGCAAAATTCACGTGAATTTGGATGCGTCGTAGTTTGAACTTGCTTTTCACATCTGTGTGTTGTCATTTGACAATCATTATTCTGGCGGCAATTATTGCTCTTTTGGCCTCTCGtacatttgttaattttttgtttgcaGGGCAAAAATCCTGATGTTTCAAAGACGGTAAGCTTCCTTTCTGACTTACGAGTACAATGCTGATCGATATTATGTTTTCTGTAATCTTGTTCCATGTTAGAAGTTGTCGGATAATCGTATCTTCGCGCATTTTGATTTACAGTTTCGGGGTGTAAATAATCAAATTCATTTCTGTGATCGTGACCATGATAAACTCTAGAATGGCCCTTATCACGCTTTTGAAAATAATCTCCATAGTAATATGTTGAGTTATTAAGTCGGTGATTATTCCAGATCTCTTCATTTTTAAAGGGGTAACTGCGTTTGACAGCATCTGCAATCGATATATTGAgatttgagaaatataaattgGCACCTACTACGTAAGGAAAACATAGTGTAAAACATAACTTGAGCTATTTTAATAACTAAGCATTTAAGctgttattaatttatattcctACTACATGATATTCTACATTCATATTAAAAGGCACCTATGATCCAATTTCGCTTACGAGGAAGATACAAAACGAACGAGAGTAGATAATAGCTATAGTCAACAAACATGACCCAAATGCGGTAGTTTTAAAGACTTCACTTTAGATGCCTATGTAAGTAACTCTACtcctttttaaaataatataataatgtacctaatatcaTTGTTTTACTAGTTGAATTGCCACGGCTTCGCAGTGGAACCCTTCTtcgtagagtaggtaggtacttgaaatGATGGTGGGAATAAAATTTCGATCGCTCAAATCATTCAGAAGTGCACGATCGCTAACAGATGTACtgacattaaaattataatataaagaaacTTATTATACTTTCACTTTTCACGGATCGATCTCTGAACCAATCTTGACAAAATTTGGCAAAGAGATATTTTGGAGACGGTCATAGGATATTTTAATCcaggataataataatacacggaattaaaaataaaaataattaagatatTAAACTATTACCAACCGTAggaattatttacaaaatgtaaGACATAACTATGATTTTCCGTTGTTATTTGTAAGTCTTTTTTCGTTTGATTTATATTGCTATAAATAGGATCAATCTCTTGTCTTGCTGAATCATTGTTAAACAAATTACGAATCCTTAGAAAGCTTGTGCTAGTAGCTGAAGGGTTCAAAGGAGGCAAAGTACCTGAAAGTAAATACGGGATCAttatatacctatttccttTTAAAATCTTTCGCTGTTACTAATCTGTCGCATTTCTTTCGGGCGATACGGGCAAGAATAAATTTACTACATCGCACCTAGATTGTATTCTAGTCAGAGAGTATGGGtaactatatttataatgaTAATTTCCAATTCGGTGGAGTACTACCTAACATCTTCATACACAGTCATAGAAAATATATAGGAACCAGCAGTGTCGCTTGTGGTTGGCGACACGGCCGCTTATCGCTGTCGCCAGTCGCTGCGACTTGCCAGCGGTCTTGGAATCGACCTTAATTAAAGGCGGAAACAAACAGGCGATGCAACCTGCCTGCTAATCTGCTTACGCGACCCTAGCTGAGTCAAAACAAATTCATCCAAATCGTTGCATTTTCTTCAATCacactaaataaatatatatatatatatatattaataagTCTATGTAAATATACCACACTGGCTAAGGTGTCAGTTTAGTTGCGGGCTAAAAATATGAGGTCTGGACCGCGAATTTCGCTGCCGTAAAAGGTAATTGTATGCAACAACATGCACCTAATGCGCGATTTATTCGCGGGATGAAATGCTTGTAGATGAAGTGAAACCGATCGCATGGACAaagataataggtaggtatattagatTACTCGTACGACCAATGCATATGAATAGCAGCACCTTGTACCAGACTTTACCTTTAGGTTTCAGCCGACGACTACATAATCCAGGAAAAGTTGTGTCGCGTTCCATTCCACTGCCACACTGGGTAGCAGCGTATCCTATAGTATAGATGGGTTTTCCATGTATATTGCCCCTCGGTGCAAAATTGCAAACAAGTCTGTCGACTATAACAGGTTTGACATTTTTCACCTGAAATATTTTAACAAGCTATCATTATTACGTAGTGCATACGTACCTATTAATGGGGCTGgcaaacaaaacggtgtaattgcatgaaaacaaaattacaaGAGGAGCAAAAAGTTGAATGAGAGCGTTGAAACTTCATTGTGAttgtaccgttttgatcgaaatcacgaactttagATTCAATTTTAGCATAGTTTTAGGCCATTTTGTTTGGAAATTAGTTCAGATATGTATTCAGTGAaacaaaagtattttgatcagaagtgtaattacaccgttttgttcaccAGCTCCTCAAATTAATATACTCACAAAAAATTTCGCTTTGCCACAACCTACTTTATCTGTATCAGCCCAAATTAATTGCGTAAAGTAATTAGTCTTGTGGTCTCGAGACCTGGAACGTAAGAAAGCTAGATAATGGTGCTAAATGGTGTTTTTTGATGTCTAAAAATACTAtcatattttgttatatttattaatacctAGTTAATACCTTTCTCATAATATACTAGACACTGGACaggtattaata
Coding sequences:
- the LOC123867831 gene encoding cell wall protein PRY3-like isoform X2; translated protein: MLMINKIFVAFISCILWCWINFSQCEIMNKYCSLGFCNNSKQHIMCKFQSPSPAGDCLNYGKLISNRKEKQNVLDRINNRRNKVASGEIRSLPPAENMLKLEWSDELEVFAQRLADQCMSDVSRLTDWCHDLDNTSVGQAIGTIYGEAPGLTAPTLVDLWYMELLNINATYLPRYTPSSLTPLPHLDYFTQLIWAESSQVGCGGVKFKEINMDSNEKTNRTVYRLICNFAPSGNIIGQAVYNDGVPCSRCPYGGHCDSEYKYLCSSYLHTTVTKHNDNIQLTKEYKNNISNRVNFNNFAKVLTKEAKSTEITENYNLNENRNITTPDLIADNDTNFDILSHLFDVTSIHPSNLKPTTMSCKDVLAVDEFIELLKNKLNSDQSLKDLLISASNASTPDPSFTDITVAAIINQLYSKKVTTTISKSTHEENINSTLLADLVEAVIFRHSDKFSTTESTSLHSQIAPNVSPIKIQAELAEIQENTEFTGHYFFPEDEEKQPESTEIYDDLENSHISEISLEIDDLKKNRETKDFLEEILELDLVTESGIISDPLVLNNNNGTIIF
- the LOC123867831 gene encoding cell wall protein PRY3-like isoform X1, whose translation is MLMINKIFVAFISCILWCWINFSQCEIMNKYCSLGFCNNSKQHIMCKFQSPSPAGDCLNYGKLISNRKEKQNVLDRINNRRNKVASGEIRSLPPAENMLKLEWSDELEVFAQRLADQCMSDVSRLTDWCHDLDNTSVGQAIGTIYGEAPGLTAPTLVDLWYMELLNINATYLPRYTPSSLTPLPHLDYFTQLIWAESSQVGCGGVKFKEINMDSNEKTNRTVYRLICNFAPSGNIIGQAVYNDGVPCSRCPYGGHCDSEYKYLCSSYLHTTVTKHNDNIQLTKEYKNNISNRVNFNNFAKVLTKEAKSTEITENYNLNENRNITTPDLIADNDTNFDILSHLFDVTSIHPSNLKPTTMSCKDVLAVDEFIELLKNKLNSDQSLKDLLISASNASTPDPSFTDITVAAIINQLYSKKVTTTISKSTHEENINSTLLADLVEAVIFRHSDKFSTTESTSLHSQIAPNVSPIKIQAELAEIQENTEFTGHYFFPEDEEKQPESTEIYDDLENSHISEISLEIDDLKKNRETKDFLEEILELDLVTESGIISDPLVLNNNNVTFNVKIEKSHHNFDLSNCSNYNNQKIKRIKRRLHDCAMEEDNHHNIFIKYSDLLKKLAADIRSLRLNEKFHCGSTIVNSMEKTFFCYYYFIVLLGTHFLF
- the LOC123867827 gene encoding uncharacterized protein LOC123867827 isoform X2 — its product is MLKIKFLVSVIYFSNIFVCATKYCEICPEHTLCKYKVPGPSPQCVGYDPNALLSEDDRNSILDKINERRNFIAIGHSRFFPTAANMNKLMWSEELATFAQRWVDQCDQYLRPDRKDKCRDLDFAEVGQCIATVTGSSSRYNVKSLVEMWFMESMDYTGSVTYYNQSRDHKTNYFTQLIWADTDKVGCGKAKFFVKNVKPVIVDRLVCNFAPRGNIHGKPIYTIGYAATQCGSGMERDTTFPGLCSRRLKPKGTLPPLNPSATSTSFLRIRNLFNNDSARQEIDPIYSNINQTKKDLQITTENHSYVLHFVNNSYDAVKRSYPFKNEEIWNNHRLNNSTYYYGDYFQKRDKGHSRVYHGHDHRNEFDYLHPETVNQNARRYDYPTTSNMEQDYRKHNIDQHCTRKSERKLTVFETSGFLPCKQKINKCTRGQKSNNCRQNNDCQMTTHRCEKQVQTTTHPNSREFCECTPLSTAYHPNSNQCAHTTSFECVNVNCATKPCAHMLRTLRDEELEKPIDFQYYDALSYIAQHSTSRSILRDSHITRDILSDENPFSPISKHMKRLNRRKQRNRNHSERKRRAAEEQENFKPFWQMDEYVNQNQPQLKSMRYTTLSNKKNAKNIRTRKRPKTTMKTEPITVTHKERINNGKRITEKYLSFDELMHLRKNTPEDLGGRRYYDEKEVLRASNTSTTVSETTTTESTSTTEETPQYSFNTPYIRMKYCTRKLTCTWTAASLTDSAGSIIPGGGGNAIGGSRTPPGYVEGCTRTSTCTRDYMHRNKMATLPIETTSPEPEPGDDEDYCERRSLNRRSNSNTKQGNQTNYFFNNVSNLNKSLFEAFNNCICYDRNFRSKRQDYIHNDSISRYTNLVKRESKNHIKYETGLLSYSDLYYYVVRKIIEMWQIAKSSYFHEKCLCNGVRKILRSNLFLIFSMVLILYFPRFL
- the LOC123867827 gene encoding uncharacterized protein LOC123867827 isoform X1; translated protein: MLKIKFLVSVIYFSNIFVCATKYCEICPEHTLCKYKVPGPSPQCVGYDPNALLSEDDRNSILDKINERRNFIAIGHSRFFPTAANMNKLMWSEELATFAQRWVDQCDQYLRPDRKDKCRDLDFAEVGQCIATVTGSSSRYNVKSLVEMWFMESMDYTGSVTYYNQSRDHKTNYFTQLIWADTDKVGCGKAKFFLVKIFQVKNVKPVIVDRLVCNFAPRGNIHGKPIYTIGYAATQCGSGMERDTTFPGLCSRRLKPKGTLPPLNPSATSTSFLRIRNLFNNDSARQEIDPIYSNINQTKKDLQITTENHSYVLHFVNNSYDAVKRSYPFKNEEIWNNHRLNNSTYYYGDYFQKRDKGHSRVYHGHDHRNEFDYLHPETVNQNARRYDYPTTSNMEQDYRKHNIDQHCTRKSERKLTVFETSGFLPCKQKINKCTRGQKSNNCRQNNDCQMTTHRCEKQVQTTTHPNSREFCECTPLSTAYHPNSNQCAHTTSFECVNVNCATKPCAHMLRTLRDEELEKPIDFQYYDALSYIAQHSTSRSILRDSHITRDILSDENPFSPISKHMKRLNRRKQRNRNHSERKRRAAEEQENFKPFWQMDEYVNQNQPQLKSMRYTTLSNKKNAKNIRTRKRPKTTMKTEPITVTHKERINNGKRITEKYLSFDELMHLRKNTPEDLGGRRYYDEKEVLRASNTSTTVSETTTTESTSTTEETPQYSFNTPYIRMKYCTRKLTCTWTAASLTDSAGSIIPGGGGNAIGGSRTPPGYVEGCTRTSTCTRDYMHRNKMATLPIETTSPEPEPGDDEDYCERRSLNRRSNSNTKQGNQTNYFFNNVSNLNKSLFEAFNNCICYDRNFRSKRQDYIHNDSISRYTNLVKRESKNHIKYETGLLSYSDLYYYVVRKIIEMWQIAKSSYFHEKCLCNGVRKILRSNLFLIFSMVLILYFPRFL
- the LOC123867827 gene encoding uncharacterized protein LOC123867827 isoform X3, translated to MWSEELATFAQRWVDQCDQYLRPDRKDKCRDLDFAEVGQCIATVTGSSSRYNVKSLVEMWFMESMDYTGSVTYYNQSRDHKTNYFTQLIWADTDKVGCGKAKFFLVKIFQVKNVKPVIVDRLVCNFAPRGNIHGKPIYTIGYAATQCGSGMERDTTFPGLCSRRLKPKGTLPPLNPSATSTSFLRIRNLFNNDSARQEIDPIYSNINQTKKDLQITTENHSYVLHFVNNSYDAVKRSYPFKNEEIWNNHRLNNSTYYYGDYFQKRDKGHSRVYHGHDHRNEFDYLHPETVNQNARRYDYPTTSNMEQDYRKHNIDQHCTRKSERKLTVFETSGFLPCKQKINKCTRGQKSNNCRQNNDCQMTTHRCEKQVQTTTHPNSREFCECTPLSTAYHPNSNQCAHTTSFECVNVNCATKPCAHMLRTLRDEELEKPIDFQYYDALSYIAQHSTSRSILRDSHITRDILSDENPFSPISKHMKRLNRRKQRNRNHSERKRRAAEEQENFKPFWQMDEYVNQNQPQLKSMRYTTLSNKKNAKNIRTRKRPKTTMKTEPITVTHKERINNGKRITEKYLSFDELMHLRKNTPEDLGGRRYYDEKEVLRASNTSTTVSETTTTESTSTTEETPQYSFNTPYIRMKYCTRKLTCTWTAASLTDSAGSIIPGGGGNAIGGSRTPPGYVEGCTRTSTCTRDYMHRNKMATLPIETTSPEPEPGDDEDYCERRSLNRRSNSNTKQGNQTNYFFNNVSNLNKSLFEAFNNCICYDRNFRSKRQDYIHNDSISRYTNLVKRESKNHIKYETGLLSYSDLYYYVVRKIIEMWQIAKSSYFHEKCLCNGVRKILRSNLFLIFSMVLILYFPRFL